A genomic region of Cannabis sativa cultivar Pink pepper isolate KNU-18-1 chromosome 1, ASM2916894v1, whole genome shotgun sequence contains the following coding sequences:
- the LOC133033722 gene encoding DEAD-box ATP-dependent RNA helicase 18-like, translating into MGADPENLNRALTETRFSDLRPELSESVLEALSQTGFEFCTPVQAATIPLLCKFKDVAVDAATGSGKTLAFVVPLVEIIRRVSTPPKPHQVMGVIISPTRELASQIYKVAQPFIATLSNFKSILLVGGTDVKADMTMIDEEGANLLIGTPGRLNDIMERMEILDYKSFEVLILDEADRLLDLGFQTQINAIISRLPKLRRTGLFSATQTEAVEELAKAGMRNPVRVEVRAETKPANGTVSSEQAASSRTPSSLHLEYLECEADKKSSQLVDLLVKNKSQKIIVYFMTCACVQYWGLVLPRLAPLKGFNLIPLCGDMKQVAREKALDRFRSLSSGILLCTDVAARGLDIPGVDFVIQYDPPQDPNVFVHRVGRTARMGREGNSIVFLLPKEEAYVEFLRLRRIPLQEREISEDASDIIPQIRSAATKDRDVMEKGVRAFVSFVCGYKNHNCSYIFRWKELEIGRLAMGFGLLKLPSMPEVKRFSLSIEGFTPAEDVKWEDIKFKDKSREKQRKKNLQAKKEKQLHEQPRKPSKSSNAEPSAMRKKTAKQRRAVQTVEDDDELTRDYRLLKKLKKGTIDESEFAKLSGIEDF; encoded by the exons ATGGGCGCCGACCCCGAAAACCTTAACCGGGCGCTGACAGAGACCCGCTTTTCCGACCTCAGGCCCGAGCTCTCTGAGTCCGTTCTCGAAGCCTTATCTCAAACAGGGTTCGAGTTCTGCACTCCAGTTCAAGCCGCTACAATCCCTTTGCTATGCAAATTCAAAGACGTAGCAGTAGACGCCGCCACCGGCTCAGGAAAAACTCTAGCCTTCGTAGTTCCACTCGTCGAGATTATCCGTCGCGTTTCCACCCCTCCAAAACCTCACCAG GTAATGGGAGTAATTATTTCTCCCACAAGAGAACTAGCGTCTCAAATATATAAAGTTGCGCAGCCATTCATTGCGACGCTTTCGAATTTCAAGTCCATACTTTTAGTTGGGGGAACCGATGTGAAAGCAGACATGACAATGATAGACGAGGAAGGAGCTAACTTGTTGATTGGCACTCCTGGAAGACTAAACGATATTATGGAAAGAATGGAAATTTTGGACTATAAGAGCTTTGAG GTTTTAATTCTAGATGAGGCAGATAGGCTATTGGATTTGGGATTCCAAACGCAGATAAATGCAATTATATCTCGCTTACCCAAGCTTCGTAGAACTGGCCTCTTTTCAGCAACTCAAACTGAGGCGGTTGAAGAGCTTGCCAAGGCAGGGATGAGAAATCCTGTGAGAGTTGAAGTACGGGCCGAAACAAAGCCGGCAAATGGTACAGTATCATCGGAACAAGCTGCATCTTCAAGAACACCTTCCAGTCTTCACCTTGAG TACTTGGAGTGTGAAGCAGACAAAAAATCATCACAGCTTGTGGATCTTCTTGTTAAGAACAAGAGTCAAAAGATTATAGT ATACTTCATGACTTGTGCTTGTGTTCAATATTGGGGCCTTGTTCTTCCGCGTCTTGCTCCTCTCAAGGGTTTCAATCTTATTCCACTATGTGGGGATATGAAGCAA GTTGCAAGGGAGAAAGCCTTGGATCGTTTTAGATCACTTTCGAGTGGTATTCTTCTATGCACTGATGTTGCAGCACGTGGGCTGGACATCCCAGGTGTTGATTTTGTGATTCAG TATGATCCCCCTCAAGATCCCAATGTTTTTGTACATAGAGTTGGACGAACAGCTCGCATGGGCAGAGAAGGAAATTCAATCGTTTTCTTATTGCCAAAG GAGGAAGCTTATGTAGAATTCCTACGTCTGAGAAGGATTCCTCTTCAAGAAAGAGAAATTTCTGAAGATGCTTCTGATATTATTCCTCAG ATACGATCTGCAGCAACAAAGGACCGTGATGTCATGGAAAAGGGAGTGAGAGCATTTGTTTCTTTTGTTTGTGGATATAAAAATCATAATTGCTCATACATTTTCAG GTGGAAAGAACTTGAAATCGGGAGGTTGGCCATGGGATTTGGTCTCTTGAAGCTTCCTTCAATGCCTGAGGTGAAGAGGTTTTCACTTTCCATTGAGGGTTTCACTCCTGCTGAAGATGTCAAATGGGAGGACATTAAGTTCAA ggATAAATCTCGGgagaaacaaagaaagaaaaatttgcAAGCAAAGAAAGAAAAGCAGTTGCATGAGCAACCTCGAAAGCCCAGCAAAAGTTCAAATGCTGAACCTAGTGCAATGAGGAAGAAAACAGCTAAACAGAGACGTGCTGTGCAGACAGTTGAAGATGACGATGAGTTGACACGAGATTACCGCCTCCTGAAGAAGCTGAAAAAGGGGACTATTGATGAAAGTGAGTTTGCAAAATTATCAGGGATTGAAGACTTTTGA